In Calothrix sp. PCC 7507, one DNA window encodes the following:
- a CDS encoding VWA domain-containing protein produces the protein MHDTLRLDEVVEFAENPEPRCPCVLLLDTSGSMQGDAIEALNQGLLSLKDELVKNSLAARRVEVAIVTFDSNVNVVQDFVTADLFNPPILTAQGLTTMGAGIHKALDIIQERKSQYRTNGIAYYRPWVFMITDGEPQGELEQVVEQASQRLQGDETNKRVAFFTVGVENANMNRLTQIAVRTPLKLKGLNFIEMFVWLSASMSAVSHSQVDEQVALPPIGWGSV, from the coding sequence ATGCATGATACATTAAGACTTGATGAAGTAGTGGAGTTTGCGGAGAACCCGGAACCGCGTTGTCCTTGTGTGCTATTGCTAGATACATCTGGCTCGATGCAAGGAGATGCAATTGAGGCTTTAAATCAGGGTTTATTGAGCTTGAAGGATGAATTAGTCAAAAATTCCTTGGCGGCGAGGCGGGTAGAGGTAGCGATCGTGACTTTTGACAGTAATGTCAATGTAGTACAAGACTTTGTGACTGCCGATCTATTTAATCCGCCAATCCTGACAGCACAGGGACTAACTACTATGGGGGCAGGAATTCATAAAGCATTAGATATTATTCAAGAGCGCAAGTCGCAATATCGGACTAATGGCATTGCTTACTATCGCCCTTGGGTATTTATGATTACTGATGGCGAACCACAAGGTGAGCTAGAGCAGGTTGTAGAACAAGCATCGCAGCGTCTCCAAGGAGATGAAACGAATAAGCGTGTAGCATTTTTTACAGTAGGGGTAGAAAATGCGAATATGAACCGCTTGACTCAAATAGCTGTGCGGACTCCTTTGAAACTAAAAGGGCTAAACTTTATCGAGATGTTTGTCTGGCTGTCAGCTAGTATGTCGGCTGTTTCTCACTCACAGGTAGACGAACAGGTGGCACTACCGCCGATTGGCTGGGGGTCTGTTTAA